A region from the Sulfurospirillum oryzae genome encodes:
- a CDS encoding hybrid sensor histidine kinase/response regulator, giving the protein MEDIQEILEDFLVEAFELIEQLDQNLVELEGNPDDLELLNSIFRVAHTIKGSSSFLNFDILTGLTHHMEDVLNKARHGDLKLTPEVMDVVLESIDLMKSLLHAIRDHGNDTSVGIDITDICRRLDIISNGEPAAATIVVEEQVDESVTPPYEEDDNTDYSKLSDKEVEDEIERLLKVRKEEDRKRRENNGAAKAAAIPTPSFESLSDNNDSEGDEESPKASEPVAAKRASAESGANAPAKKESASAMEQTIRVEVKRLDHLMNLIGELVLGKNRLLKIYDDVEERYEGEKFLEELNQVVSSISLVTTDLQIAVMKTRMLPIAKVFNKFPRMVRDLSRELGKQIELEISGEETELDKSIVEEIGDPLVHIIRNSCDHGIEDGATRRSKGKSETGLIQLKAYNEGNHIVIEITDDGKGLDPDLLRSKAIEKGMITEREADGMSDKEAFALIFRPSLSTAKVVTNVSGRGVGMDVVKTNIEKLNGIIDVDSEVGHGTVIKLKIPLTLAIIQALLVGAQEEYYAIPLASVLETVRIPLDEIYTIEGKNVLRLRDEVLSLVRLSDIFGVKQVYEGGEHTYVVVIGLAESKLGVVVDTLVGQEEIVIKSLGDYLQGIEGIAGATIRGDGRVTLIVDVAALMNLAKGITVDIRATAETTVKTKSAPSDYIVLAVDDSAMDRNIMKKSMEPIGVKVLEASNGQEALNMLKSSEYSIDAVLIDIEMPRMDGYTLAGEIRKYSKYKNLPLIAVTSRTSKSDRLRGVESGMSEYITKPYSPEYLESVVRKNIKL; this is encoded by the coding sequence ATGGAAGATATTCAAGAAATTTTAGAAGATTTTTTGGTTGAAGCGTTCGAACTTATTGAACAACTTGATCAAAACTTAGTAGAGTTAGAGGGTAATCCAGATGATTTGGAACTCCTTAACAGTATTTTTAGGGTAGCGCATACGATCAAAGGGTCGTCATCCTTTTTAAATTTTGACATCCTAACAGGGTTGACACACCACATGGAAGATGTTCTTAATAAAGCACGCCATGGTGATTTAAAACTAACACCTGAGGTTATGGATGTTGTTTTGGAGTCAATTGATCTTATGAAAAGTTTGCTTCATGCAATTCGTGATCATGGTAATGACACCTCTGTGGGTATTGATATTACCGATATTTGTCGTCGTTTAGACATCATTTCCAATGGAGAACCTGCCGCTGCAACTATCGTTGTTGAAGAACAAGTGGATGAGTCAGTAACACCTCCATACGAAGAGGATGACAATACAGACTACTCTAAATTGAGCGACAAAGAAGTTGAAGATGAAATTGAGAGACTTTTAAAAGTACGTAAAGAAGAAGATCGCAAGCGTAGAGAAAACAATGGTGCTGCAAAAGCAGCAGCTATTCCTACGCCATCATTTGAAAGTTTAAGTGATAATAATGATAGTGAAGGTGATGAAGAATCTCCAAAAGCAAGTGAGCCTGTAGCTGCAAAACGTGCTTCTGCAGAATCTGGTGCCAATGCTCCTGCGAAAAAAGAGTCTGCAAGTGCGATGGAGCAAACCATTCGTGTTGAAGTAAAACGACTTGATCACCTTATGAACTTGATCGGTGAACTTGTTTTAGGTAAAAATAGACTACTCAAAATCTATGATGACGTTGAAGAGCGTTATGAAGGTGAGAAGTTCCTAGAAGAGCTTAATCAAGTTGTTTCATCGATTTCACTGGTTACAACCGATCTTCAAATTGCGGTTATGAAAACCAGAATGCTACCAATTGCAAAAGTCTTTAACAAGTTCCCAAGAATGGTTAGAGATCTCTCACGCGAACTTGGCAAGCAAATTGAACTTGAAATTTCGGGTGAAGAGACAGAGCTTGATAAATCAATCGTTGAAGAGATTGGTGATCCTCTTGTTCACATTATTCGTAACTCATGTGATCATGGTATCGAAGATGGTGCAACAAGACGCTCTAAAGGTAAGTCTGAAACAGGTCTAATCCAACTTAAAGCTTACAATGAAGGCAATCATATCGTTATTGAAATTACCGATGATGGTAAGGGGCTTGATCCTGATCTTCTTCGTTCTAAAGCGATTGAGAAAGGTATGATCACTGAGCGTGAAGCCGATGGTATGAGTGATAAAGAAGCGTTTGCACTTATCTTTAGACCTTCACTCTCTACCGCAAAAGTGGTTACGAATGTTTCAGGTCGCGGCGTTGGAATGGATGTTGTTAAAACCAATATTGAAAAACTCAACGGTATTATTGATGTTGACAGTGAAGTAGGACATGGTACCGTTATTAAACTCAAAATTCCTCTAACATTAGCGATCATTCAAGCATTGTTAGTAGGTGCGCAAGAAGAGTACTATGCGATTCCTTTAGCATCTGTTTTAGAGACGGTTCGTATTCCTCTCGATGAGATTTATACGATTGAAGGCAAAAACGTTCTTAGACTTCGTGATGAAGTGCTTTCACTTGTACGCCTTTCAGATATCTTTGGTGTTAAACAAGTCTATGAGGGTGGCGAGCATACTTATGTTGTTGTTATCGGTCTTGCTGAGTCCAAACTAGGCGTGGTTGTCGATACACTGGTAGGTCAAGAGGAAATCGTTATTAAATCTCTTGGTGATTACCTCCAAGGCATTGAAGGCATCGCAGGCGCAACGATCCGAGGCGATGGACGCGTAACACTAATCGTGGATGTTGCAGCATTGATGAACCTTGCAAAAGGCATTACGGTTGATATTCGAGCAACGGCTGAAACAACTGTCAAAACAAAAAGTGCACCAAGTGATTATATTGTCTTAGCTGTTGATGACAGCGCGATGGATAGAAACATCATGAAAAAATCGATGGAACCAATAGGCGTCAAAGTGCTTGAAGCAAGCAATGGACAAGAAGCGCTTAATATGCTCAAATCATCAGAATATAGCATTGATGCTGTACTCATTGATATTGAGATGCCAAGAATGGATGGCTATACACTAGCAGGTGAGATTCGTAAATACTCTAAGTATAAAAACCTTCCATTGATTGCGGTTACATCACGTACGTCTAAATCAGACAGACTTAGAGGCGTTGAATCAGGCATGAGTGAATACATCACCAAACCATACTCTCCAGAATACCTTGAGAGCGTGGTAAGAAAAAATATAAAACTATAA
- a CDS encoding chemotaxis protein, which produces MAKESILKVGSNEMELVDFRIFKKEANGVYEGIYGVNVAKVREIIKIPNLTELPGVPDYIEGIFDLRGIVIPVVNLAKWMNIKEPDDGSIKPRIIITEFSDILIGFVVHEAKRIRRISWKDIEPASFVAGMGSLDKSQITGVTRIENDDVLLILDLESVVQALGIYQPKMDINDDQILKVDGTALILDDSMTARKLVSDALKKMGMRVVEAKDGMEGLQRLNELYTTYSDRLTDEVKIIISDVEMPQMDGFHFAANVKEDARFKNIPIVFNSSISDHFSELRGKEAGGEAYLTKFDASIFYKEVSKVIKAHVKTAQ; this is translated from the coding sequence ATGGCTAAAGAAAGTATTTTGAAAGTAGGCTCCAACGAGATGGAGCTGGTGGACTTCCGTATTTTTAAAAAGGAAGCGAACGGTGTTTATGAGGGAATTTATGGTGTGAACGTCGCTAAAGTGCGTGAAATCATCAAAATTCCTAACCTTACAGAACTTCCAGGCGTGCCTGATTATATTGAAGGAATTTTCGATCTTCGTGGTATCGTTATTCCTGTCGTTAATCTTGCCAAATGGATGAACATTAAAGAACCAGACGATGGATCAATTAAACCTCGTATTATCATTACAGAGTTTAGCGATATTTTGATTGGTTTTGTGGTACATGAAGCCAAACGAATTCGTCGTATCAGCTGGAAAGATATTGAACCAGCATCATTTGTTGCAGGTATGGGATCCTTAGACAAAAGCCAGATTACAGGTGTGACACGTATTGAAAATGACGATGTTCTTTTGATCTTGGATCTTGAGAGCGTTGTTCAAGCCCTTGGTATTTACCAGCCAAAAATGGATATTAATGATGATCAAATCCTCAAAGTAGATGGCACAGCATTAATTCTTGATGATAGTATGACAGCACGAAAGCTTGTCAGCGATGCGCTCAAAAAAATGGGTATGCGCGTGGTTGAAGCAAAAGATGGCATGGAAGGGTTGCAAAGACTTAATGAGCTTTACACGACTTACAGTGATCGCTTAACGGATGAAGTCAAAATTATAATCAGCGATGTCGAGATGCCTCAAATGGATGGATTTCACTTTGCGGCTAATGTGAAAGAGGATGCTAGGTTTAAAAATATTCCGATCGTCTTTAACTCTTCCATTAGCGACCATTTTAGCGAGCTTAGAGGCAAAGAGGCGGGCGGTGAAGCCTATTTAACGAAATTTGATGCGTCGATTTTTTACAAAGAAGTCTCGAAAGTCATCAAAGCACACGTGAAAACAGCACAATAG